One genomic segment of Ipomoea triloba cultivar NCNSP0323 chromosome 9, ASM357664v1 includes these proteins:
- the LOC116029158 gene encoding putative late blight resistance protein homolog R1B-14: MALDGVTTLIKIVEQVLMEPKLVSIFDAGGMKVWLLETIELLSAKLCILQAFLEERKMGNGSWFEDNVVGIYDNSKYEIKSKLGLVYSEAKCGHLLGTLKQMVTQIEKIENWMLMIKKAAADEEKNTMVCDTYQSALELENEVIVGIHNDIEKIVNRLCYSHFMRSVFTILKNNNIHKFQKYVENTVLKLQVIPLVGEGGIGKTTLAKRVYAHPTTIASFDIRAWVVLSQLPNLKEILIGLLRCISPITSEIYTIDDAQIAEKLCTSLMGKKYLVFLDDMWTTCAWDVIKGYFPENFNGSRILVTTRFTNVAEYLSADPYHVKYQSVENLWELLSRKVFRQSQWVESVDNGDMRSKLRIAKRIVFGCSGLPLEVVVIAGLLAATKESLEIWRDVGETLDRVDNDNRISKILSLSYNYLPPHLKPCFHYFGVFPEDNVIPVKRLINLWIAEGFLMPHENMSLEEVAESSYLRDLINRGLVQINELSIYGKVKSCKVHDRVHEVCVRQAIKGNGLCIINDNHVPKARHWLSCQTSHWPITRSSYGNCSPDEIHSVLWFGKDVYHSKCKLVYPCLKLLKVLDLSLVKWSRGMPREITDLVHLRYLALNTIGSLYKFQFFKLKNLLTLIVTSWMEKCPLQLRCNILDLPQLRHLHVDKRCSQYLPCLVKKNLQTLYWLKVASSDRKPNFRMVPNLKELGIYIEGQLAPSYLGSLVHLHLLEKLKFEVGRVERFCLPTGFPPNLKKLTLSYTYLPWNEIDTIGELPHLEVLKLKDFAFCGSMWKPSKQGFRELKALLISRSNLKHWYASSNNFPVLERLVLRYCWELKQIPINFAKIETLKLIVLECCYSSLVTSATQISSVKSIILKGKGGCPLRVRKVGTKVEMPNYESFEEESVGSSNELSVRKYLKEKVSKSLNAFKELKRKVL; the protein is encoded by the exons atggcTTTAGATGGTGTAACCACTCTAATCAAAATAGTAGAGCAAGTCCTTATGGAGCCGAAACTAGTTTCGATTTTTGATGCTGGAGGAATGAAGGTGTGGCTGCTCGAAACCATCGAGTTGCTGTCTGCCAAGCTCTGCATTCTGCAAGCATTTTTGGAGGAGAGAAAAATGGGGAATGGCAGCTGGTTTGAAGATAACGTTGTTGGAATATATGACAATTCCAAGTATGAAATCAAATCTAAACTGGGACTAGTCTATTCGGAAGCTAAATGCGGGCATCTTCTTGGGACCTTGAAACAAATGGTAACACAAAttgagaaaattgaaaattggaTGCTGATGATAAAAAAAGCAGCTGCTGATGAGGAAAAGAACACCATGGTTTGCGATACCTACCAAAGTGCTTTAGAGCTTGAGAATGAAGTAATTGTAGGAATCCACAATGATATAGAGAAGATAGTTAACCGCCTCTGTTATTCACACTTTATGAGATCAGTTTTCACCATTTTGAAGAATAATAACATTCACAAGTTTCAGAAATACGTTGAAAACACTGTGCTTAAACTACAAGTTATTCCACTCGTTGGGGAAGGAGGCATAGGAAAAACTACATTAGCCAAAAGAGTCTATGCACATCCAACTACTATTGCTAGCTTTGACATTCGAGCCTGGGTAGTTTTGTCTCAGCTTCCTAACCTCAAAGAGATTCTCATTGGTCTATTACGTTGTATTTCACCAATAACAAGTGAAATCTACACCATAGATGATGCTCAAATAGCTGAGAAATTATGCACAAGTTTGATGGGCAAGAAGTATTTAGTTTTCTTGGATGATATGTGGACCACTTGTGCATGGGATGTCATCAAAGGATATTTTCCAGAGAATTTTAATGGAAGCCGAATCTTAGTAACTACTCGGTTCACAAATGTGGCTGAATACTTAAGTGCAGATCCCTACCATGTGAAATATCAAAGTGTAGAGAATCTATGGGAATTACTTTCAAGGAAAGTATTTAGGCAAAGCCAATGGGTTGAATCCGTGGACAACGGAGACATGAGGAGCAAACTTCGTATTGCAAAAAGGATTGTTTTTGGTTGCAGTGGATTACCACTAGAAGTTGTTGTGATTGCTGGACTTTTAGCGGCAACAAAAGAGTCGCTAGAAATATGGAGAGATGTTGGGGAAACTTTGGATAGAGTTGATAATGACAACAGAATTTCAAAAATACTTTCATTGAGCTACAACTACTTACCTCCTCACTTGAAACCTTGCTTTCATTATTTTGGTGTGTTTCCTGAAGACAACGTCATTCCCGTTAAGAGATTAATCAACTTATGGATTGCAGAGGGGTTTTTAATGCCACATGAAAATATGAGTTTGGAAGAAGTGGCAGAGAGTAGTTACTTGCGTGATCTCATTAATAGAGGTTTAGTTCAGATTAATGAGCTAAGTATTTATGGgaaagttaaatcatgtaaagttcATGATCGAGTGCACGAGGTCTGTGTGAGACAAGCCATAAAGGGGAATGGTTTGTGCATTATCAATGACAACCATGTTCCAAAGGCTAGACATTGGTTAAGCTGTCAAACAAGTCATTGGCCAATCACTCGATCGAGTTATGGGAATTGTAGTCCTGATGAAATCCATTCTGTTCTCTGGTTTGGTAAAGATGTATACCATTCAAAATGCAAGTTGGTATACCCATGTTTGAAATTGCTAAAAGTATTGGATTTATCATTAGTTAAATGGTCACGAGGCATGCCTCGTGAAATAACAGACTTGGTTCATTTGAGATACTTGGCTTTAAATACCATTGGTTCTCTTTACAAGTTTCAGTTTTTTAAGCTTAAAAATTTGCTTACTCTCATAGTTACTTCATGGATGGAAAAATGTCCTTTGCAACTGCGATGTAATATTTTGGATTTGCCACAATTGAGGCATTTGCATGTTGACAAGAGATGTTCACAGTATCTCCCTTGCTTAGTCAAAAAGAATCTGCAAACTCTTTATTGGTTGAAAGTTGCTAGCTCTGACAGAAAACCAAACTTTAGAATGGTTCCAAACCTAAAGGAACTTGGGATTTACATTGAAGGGCAATTGGCGCCTAGCTATCTTGGGAGCCTTGTGCATTTACATCTACTTGAGAAGTTGAAGTTTGAAGTAGGAAGAGTTGAGCGCTTTTGTCTTCCAACAGGATTTCCACCAAACCTTAAGAAGTTGACACTTAGCTATACTTATCTTCCATGGAATGAGATAGACACAATTGGGGAGTTGCCGCACCTTGAGGTGCTTAAACTAAAAGATTTTGCCTTCTGTGGCTCAATGTGGAAACCATCGAAGCAGGGCTTTCGGGAATTAAAGGCACTTCTTATTTCACGATCAAATCTCAAACATTGGTATGCAAGTTCTAATAATTTTCCAGTTTTGGAGCGCCTAGTCTTAAGATATTGTTGGGAATTGAAACAAATTCCAATTAATTTTGCAAAAATTGAAACACTGAAGTTAATTGTATTAGAATGCTGTTATTCTTCTCTTGTGACTTCTGCAACGCAGATTTCTTCTGTAAAAAGCATAATATTAAAGGGAAAGGGAGGTTGTCCACTTCGTGTTCGTAAAGTTGGAACTAAG GTTGAAATGCCAAATTATgaaagctttgaagaagaaagtgtgggAAGCTCTAACGAATTGAGTGTGAGGAAATATCTAAAGGAGAAGGTTTCGAAATCTCTGAATGCATTCAAAGAATTGAAGAGGAAAGTGTTGTAA